The DNA sequence ACGGCAGAAATATCCTTGGTTCAAAATAATGAGTAGTATTAGTATAATTTAAATTGTATCAGTGTTCGTGTAGTGTTTATCGGACTAGTGTGGATTGAACAGTGACGGGCGGTTTACATGAAAGAACTTTACATGACAAACCCTTGGCTAGATATCAACTTAGTGTAGTAAAAAATCAATCATTAAATTAAGTATTGTTAACGCTTGTGGTTTTATTTCCCATGTAAAGTGGGTGGTCCTTCAACGTTGGAAATCATTACGATTTAAGATGCTCTAAATGGTAAGAAGATTTACTTCCTAAttggtttcatttttgttggTCGTCTGCGAGTGGATGAGGAACCATTTAAACCATAGTATCTGCTATTATCTTCTACCATTTTTGTTGGTCCTTCGAGCTGGATTTTGAACCAATTTATTTGCAAGTGAAATCTCACTTTTATTGAAAAACtttcgctaaaaataaaaaatttaaattagttgACTTCCGCATTCTAGCCAAAGTTGTGTATCGCCGCtctaaatatttaatttcagaACTTTTCGTTGAAAAACAATTAAACCGCGTCGGTAGTGATATATGTGAGTCATCAAGTTACGCCATTGAGGAATCATCTTGTAAGCGCATACCTGTGTATTCTTATCGGACCGAGCAGCGGTGACCTATTGTTCCCAGGAAATTCCAAAGAAGGTCGCAAGTTTACAACATTTATTGTTTTCTATTGGTAtcgttaaatttattatttacaatatttcatAGAAAATTTTATACTCAAAAGatttaatcattttattgttgTCAATTGTActaatttgtaaaattttctatcATGACTTCTCAGAATTTAGCCAAGCAAATTGGGGGTTTTAAAGCTCAATTGACCTGTATTGAAAGCTTTTTGAATACTAATTCAGATGATTTGAATAATAAACAgctaatacaattaaaatatgatAGTTTATTTGGAACTTATAGGAAATTACAAGATTTATTAGATCATGCGGAAGAGTTAAGTTCTGATGGTTCAACGACTGATGATACTGTATCATCACAAAACGAAGTTGTGGCATCAGCAATGGAAACTATCGACCGTTTTGAGTTCATTTTGgccaaattattaaatttaataaatcacgCTGATGATTCTAGAGTTTCTCAAAATCATTTTTCTAATGTAAAGCTACCAGATATTAATATTAAACCCTTCTCTGGTGAAGCTCAAGAATGGCAATCATTCATCGATTTGTTCCAAGCACTTGTGTTAAATAATGCCAAATTAAGATCTGATAgcgaaaaattttattatttaaaaacgctTCTGAGAGGTCAACCGCTACAATTAATTGAATCTTTATCTGTGACTAATCAAAATTTAGAAATTGCTATATCAACGCTTAAAACTAATTACGAAGACAAAAATAAGCTTTTAAATTCTTTGTATTGTACATTATTCTATCAAAAAACTATGACTAAATGTAATTCTATTGAACTAAGGACGTTTCATATCACATGTAAAAAAACATTAGATTTAATTAGAAACTTAAACATAACGGCTGAAATTAATTTAGACACATTGCTAGTATTTATCTTAAAAAGAAAACTAGATTATCAGACTAGACGCGCTTTTGAAAACGAACGCAATCCAAACGAACTGCCATCTACTAATGggttttttgaatttttgcaaaAACGGTATAATGTATTAGataatttaaacatattttaatctaacGCAAAACCTAGaagtaataataatagtaattttgATAGGAACACATCTAGTGTATCATTACACACAAACGCCGCTGAATCTCGTCGTGACACAAATTTTTATAGTAAATCATGTAATTATTGCAAAGAGCGCACTCATCAGATATATAAAtgtcaacaatttttaaatttaattccacagtatattatccccactcctattcaatatttattccgaagaaatatttaataaatgtatggaaaatgcaaatgagggcataaaaataaacggcgaattaacaaacaatataagatatgccgacgacacggtgatccttgccagtaccatagacgaattacagcaggtaatggaaagagtttattcagttagtgaggaatacggcctgagcctcaacttcaagaagacaaagtggatgctgataagcaggaaacaacagcctgctcgacagttacggataagtaacatactaattgaccatgtagaatcttatgtgtaccttggcaccaacgtaaatgcaaaatgggaacaggccacagaaattaaggcgagaatagaacgagctagagcagcatttagcaatatgaaaaagctcctcataagcagggatttgtctcttcccctaaaactacgtctagttaaatgctacatttttccgatcttactgtatggtgtggaggcctggacgctgacggagacgctcacgagaaaactagaagcattcgaaatgtgggtgtaccgacgcattcttcgtatatcctggaccgaacatgtcaccaacacagaggtaatccaaagaatcggaaaggagaaagaaatcgtgaacacAATTAagcaaagaaagcttgaatatctaggccacatattgagacacgataagtaccgtctactgcaattgattgtccagggaaaaatagacagtaagcgagggccaggcaggagaagacactcgtggctccaaaatctgaggaagtggttcgggctcacatcggtcgaactattcagaagcgccgcaaataagatcagaattgccttgttaatagccaacgttcgcaacggacagggcacttgaagaagaagaagaagttccacAGGAAAGACATAAATTTGTTAAAGCCAAATCATTATGTTTTAATTGTTTGAGTAGTTTGCATATCTTGTCTTCCTGTAAATCGTTGTCCCGGTGTCAAGTATGCACGAAAAATCATCACTCTTTACTCCATTTAGACAATAACGGTCAGCAGCGATATCAATCGCAAGTTCCAACCTACGCTTCTTCTAATTTTCCACATAGTTCTTATCAACAAAGCGAAAACTTACATAGGCATAATTCTAATCCCAATAGCACTATCCATAATATTGTGTCCAATAATATTACTCCAAATGAAAATTCCCCTATTAATCTTCAGATGGACCCAACCAGGTCTACATCATTGTCTGCTGTGAATCGCAATAATAATCATGTTCTTCTGCCTACTGCACTAGTTAAACTTTATACGCGAGACAACCAACTTTTAATAATTAAGGCTTTGTTGGACTCAGGCAGTATGCAAAGTTTTGTCACAAAAAGTTTGGCCCAAAAATTACAGTACGACACAAGAtctcaaaagttaaatatttctgGTCTAGGAAATAACATTGTAACCAAAAGTAGTGAAATTATTGATATAGAAATACATTCGCGAGTACACTCTTACAACAAATTTAATGTTTCTTGTTCAATAATAGACCAAATCACAGAAAATTTGCCACAAATTCCGTTAAATCCGCAGTCTTTTCAAATTCCACTAGAGTTTAATGGCGATTTAGCGGACCCCTACTTCTGGGAACCtaataatattgatttattaATTGGCGCGAATTTGTATTTCCAACTTTTAATAGGAGAAATAATCTCGCTAGGGGCTAATCTCCCTACGCTAATGAACACTCAATTAGGATATGTTATTGCGGGCCCACTCACATCAAAGAAATATCTAAGTCATACCAACGCATCCTTTGTAACACAAACTTTCTCCTTTTTATCTCGAGAAAATACGCATTATATTtgagataaagaggaagaaaacAACGCAAAAATCGACACAATGCTAGAAAAATTTTGGGAAGTCGAAGAACTTCCATATACGCAGTCTCATATTGATGAAGACAAAATTGCAGAGACTCTTTTCCAAACCACCACGCGGATTTTGGATTCAGGGCGGTATCAAGTGGAAATGCCTCTTCGgcaattggaaaataaaaaattgggcaGTTCCTTTGTTACTgcaaaacaaagatttttacgTTTAGAGAAAAAATTTGGAAATgatcaaaatttttataatgaatataaaaaagttattgaagaGTATCTAACGCTACAACACGCAAAAGTTATACCTTTAAACTTGTATGATAatgtcactaacaaaataaaatattttatatcacatCGTGCAGTGATCAGAGAACAGGCAACATCCACGAAACTTCGCATCGTATATGACTTTTCTGCCAAATCTACCTCGGGATATTCGCTGAATGATCTTACACTAAAAGGTTATCAAGTACAGGATAATTTATTTGATATTCTTTGCCGGTTTAggacttttaaatttattttgactgCGGATATAAAGATGATGTATAGAGAAATTGAAATGTCACCCAAACACcgctatttacaaaatatattgtGGAGAGATTCACCCTCTGAGGATTTTAAATGCATTGAATTGTCCCGTCT is a window from the Diabrotica undecimpunctata isolate CICGRU chromosome 10, icDiaUnde3, whole genome shotgun sequence genome containing:
- the LOC140452218 gene encoding uncharacterized protein; the encoded protein is MLEKFWEVEELPYTQSHIDEDKIAETLFQTTTRILDSGRYQVEMPLRQLENKKLGSSFVTAKQRFLRLEKKFGNDQNFYNEYKKVIEEYLTLQHAKVIPLNLYDNVTNKIKYFISHRAVIREQATSTKLRIVYDFSAKSTSGYSLNDLTLKGYQVQDNLFDILCRFRTFKFILTADIKMMYREIEMSPKHRYLQNILWRDSPSEDFKCIELSRLSFGQNCSPFLATRVIKDIAQNNPQFPLAASALLYQTYMDDILGGTDQFSELEVLYGELSQILNQHGFSLHKWSSNSLRFLNKISDQNAVELDLNLDDAPCKIFGQNLV